One genomic region from Deltaproteobacteria bacterium encodes:
- a CDS encoding type II toxin-antitoxin system HicA family toxin — protein sequence MPRKIRELIRDLNAVGFYEIPGGGKGAHRKFTHARYAGAVTLSGHSGDDAKPYQEKQVKHAIEQVKP from the coding sequence ATGCCGCGAAAAATACGAGAGCTTATCCGTGATCTCAACGCCGTGGGGTTTTACGAAATCCCAGGTGGCGGTAAAGGTGCGCATCGTAAATTCACGCATGCCAGATACGCTGGTGCTGTGACCCTCAGCGGGCATTCTGGCGATGATGCAAAGCCCTACCAAGAAAAGCAAGTGAAGCATGCAATCGAGCAGGTGAAGCCATGA
- a CDS encoding amidase: MANVAELCTKTLHEVAGLIKKKEVSPVELTEAMLARISAHDGKLHSYLTVTADLALQQARAAEQEIAKGVYRGPLHGVPIAVKDLCFTKGIRTTCASKILADWKPDHDATVVERLAAAGTVLLGKLGMTEFALAGYHPSIHPPVNPWAANRWPGASSSGSGVATAAALCFGALGSDTGGSIRFPSAACSIVGVKPTYGKVSRHGVFPLGESLDHIGPMTRCVLDAAIMLRAIAGFDPKDPTTRRETVRDYLDMVRNGVKGLRIGVDQDYCTKNVDPQVSKAVLATTAVLKDLGAEIREVRFSVSDQDSDDWFSLCAAETAAAHEKFFPSRAADYGPTFRAFLEEGAKVSGAAYVNATVRRQFVRRALDDLFQRVDLLLAPSASFLPMLLSDFRPDAPFPRSAAPGLLRHTAPFDLTGSPTISLPCGFSTEGLPISLQLVGRHGEEGLVMQAGHAYEQATEWHTRQPAL; the protein is encoded by the coding sequence ATGGCCAATGTCGCAGAACTCTGTACGAAAACGCTGCACGAAGTCGCTGGGCTCATCAAAAAAAAGGAAGTCTCGCCGGTCGAGCTGACCGAGGCGATGCTTGCCCGTATCTCTGCCCATGACGGAAAACTCCATAGCTATCTGACTGTCACTGCGGACTTGGCGCTGCAGCAAGCCCGTGCCGCCGAGCAAGAGATTGCCAAGGGTGTTTACCGTGGACCGCTGCACGGAGTGCCCATCGCGGTGAAGGATCTCTGCTTCACCAAGGGGATTCGCACCACCTGCGCGTCAAAAATTCTGGCCGACTGGAAACCGGACCACGACGCCACAGTCGTGGAAAGGCTCGCTGCCGCCGGCACCGTGCTGCTGGGCAAGTTGGGCATGACCGAGTTTGCCTTAGCCGGGTATCATCCCTCGATTCATCCGCCGGTGAATCCCTGGGCGGCGAATCGTTGGCCGGGAGCATCTTCCAGCGGCAGCGGAGTGGCGACGGCGGCTGCGCTCTGCTTTGGGGCGCTGGGCTCCGACACCGGCGGTTCGATTCGTTTTCCTTCGGCGGCGTGTAGCATTGTCGGTGTGAAGCCGACCTACGGCAAAGTCAGCCGCCATGGCGTGTTTCCGCTGGGCGAATCGCTCGATCACATTGGCCCCATGACCCGGTGCGTGCTCGATGCCGCGATCATGCTGCGAGCGATTGCCGGCTTTGATCCGAAAGATCCGACCACGCGGCGCGAAACCGTGCGCGATTATCTCGACATGGTGCGGAATGGCGTCAAAGGGTTGCGGATTGGTGTCGATCAAGACTACTGCACGAAGAATGTCGATCCCCAGGTGAGCAAGGCGGTGCTGGCAACCACAGCCGTGCTCAAGGATCTGGGAGCGGAGATCCGCGAAGTGCGGTTCTCGGTCAGCGATCAAGACAGCGACGATTGGTTCTCGCTTTGCGCGGCGGAAACCGCAGCTGCGCACGAGAAATTCTTCCCGTCCCGGGCAGCGGATTACGGCCCGACCTTCCGTGCGTTTCTGGAAGAGGGTGCGAAGGTGAGTGGCGCGGCGTATGTGAACGCTACCGTGCGGCGGCAATTCGTCAGACGCGCGCTTGACGATCTTTTTCAGCGGGTGGATTTGCTGCTCGCTCCGTCGGCGTCGTTTTTGCCGATGTTGCTCTCCGACTTTCGCCCGGATGCGCCGTTCCCGCGTAGCGCAGCGCCGGGACTGTTACGCCACACCGCGCCGTTCGACTTGACCGGTAGCCCGACGATTTCTCTGCCGTGTGGATTCAGCACGGAAGGGCTACCGATCAGCTTGCAGTTGGTTGGCCGGCATGGAGAAGAGGGTCTTGTCATGCAGGCGGGCCACGCCTACGAGCAAGCGACCGAGTGGCATACGCGGCAGCCTGCGTTGTAG
- a CDS encoding pilus assembly protein HicB produces MRESDQYHKWVEWSGEDQTYIGKCPDLVTGIHGDDPVRLYRELCEVVDEVIRHFIDEGRPLPRPRVHPMQEVG; encoded by the coding sequence ATGAGAGAGAGCGACCAGTACCATAAATGGGTTGAATGGAGCGGGGAAGACCAAACCTACATTGGGAAATGCCCGGATCTCGTGACCGGCATTCATGGTGATGATCCCGTGAGACTGTACCGCGAATTATGCGAAGTCGTCGATGAGGTGATTCGCCACTTCATCGACGAAGGACGCCCGCTCCCCCGCCCACGTGTCCACCCTATGCAGGAAGTCGGGTAG
- a CDS encoding CoA transferase yields MENGSQPLMLDGIKVLDFTQYLAGPTATRLMAELGAEIIKVEQAKGGDPSRGLPFLKEGRSAYFVQQNRGKKSFCVDFSKPEGVELIRALIPHVDVVIENYGPGVMDKRGLNYDALKQINPGIIMCSVSAFGRKSPLSHLTGYDYIAQAFSGVMHMTGDPDGPPRFVGVAIADGIAGVNAFASLGYALFHRNRTGQGQHIDIAMVDALYHMQSVEVQMFAANKGAYKPMRFGIHHYGSCPQGVFKGPKGWIVILALERQWPSVTRALGKPELVDDPRFSSAGRRGRNQKELIAIIEAWMQTFPDDDAVLKALAEHRVPAGPVLSIEETVSHPYFTARRMVRQVPDRFLGEITIPGFPFKFSAFPEELPMEAPILGEHNEAVLTQYLGRSQDSVAALYRQGILYKGEK; encoded by the coding sequence GCCGAACTCGGGGCCGAGATCATCAAGGTCGAACAGGCGAAAGGCGGCGATCCGTCGCGCGGCCTCCCCTTTCTGAAAGAGGGGCGCAGCGCCTACTTCGTCCAACAGAATCGTGGCAAGAAAAGCTTCTGCGTGGATTTCAGCAAACCTGAAGGCGTCGAACTGATTCGCGCCTTGATCCCGCACGTAGATGTTGTGATCGAGAATTATGGCCCAGGCGTGATGGACAAACGCGGGCTCAATTACGATGCTCTGAAGCAAATCAATCCCGGCATCATCATGTGTTCGGTCTCCGCGTTCGGTCGCAAGAGTCCGCTGTCGCACCTCACCGGCTACGACTACATCGCGCAGGCATTCTCGGGGGTGATGCATATGACGGGCGATCCCGACGGTCCGCCACGTTTCGTTGGTGTGGCCATTGCCGATGGCATTGCCGGCGTGAATGCCTTCGCTTCTCTGGGATACGCACTGTTCCACCGCAACCGCACCGGACAAGGCCAGCATATCGACATTGCTATGGTGGACGCGCTCTACCACATGCAGTCGGTGGAAGTGCAAATGTTCGCCGCCAACAAAGGCGCTTACAAGCCTATGCGGTTCGGCATTCATCACTACGGCTCGTGCCCGCAGGGTGTCTTCAAAGGCCCCAAAGGCTGGATCGTGATTCTGGCGCTGGAGCGACAATGGCCCAGCGTCACACGTGCTCTCGGGAAACCGGAGCTGGTGGACGATCCGCGTTTCTCTTCTGCAGGGCGACGAGGCCGCAACCAAAAAGAACTCATCGCCATAATTGAAGCCTGGATGCAAACCTTCCCCGATGACGACGCAGTGCTCAAAGCACTCGCAGAACACCGCGTTCCCGCCGGCCCGGTGTTGTCGATCGAAGAGACGGTCTCGCACCCGTACTTCACCGCGCGGCGCATGGTGCGGCAGGTGCCGGATCGTTTTCTTGGCGAAATAACGATTCCTGGGTTTCCTTTTAAGTTCTCAGCCTTCCCGGAGGAATTACCGATGGAGGCACCGATCCTCGGCGAGCATAACGAAGCCGTGCTCACCCAATATCTGGGCCGCTCGCAGGACTCCGTCGCAGCGCTATATAGGCAAGGGATTTTATACAAGGGCGAGAAGTAA
- a CDS encoding GIY-YIG nuclease family protein, which translates to MSPEKITTEILRLAKENGGKPLGERLFLASTGLKRSHLWAAGFSSYSDALVAAGLSRNALNVASDPQVVLASLVALMRRIGKFPTKGHIKAARATDKSFPSYEAFLTASGGAFSNLPDVARTYCQSNKLDDLLPLIPTASPRNPKETARSVTAVAGYVYLVKHGAHFKIGRSNDVTRRRREISLLLPEELKHVHIIETDDPEGIEAYWHRRFASRRVRGEWFALTTEDIAAFKRRRYQ; encoded by the coding sequence ATGAGCCCCGAAAAGATCACAACTGAAATCCTGCGCCTCGCCAAGGAGAATGGCGGCAAGCCTCTTGGAGAGCGCTTGTTTCTTGCGTCCACCGGTCTAAAGCGCTCCCACTTGTGGGCCGCTGGCTTCAGTAGCTACAGCGATGCCCTGGTGGCCGCTGGTCTATCCAGAAATGCGCTGAATGTCGCTTCAGATCCGCAAGTAGTGCTCGCATCGCTGGTTGCGCTCATGCGCCGCATCGGCAAGTTTCCGACCAAGGGCCATATCAAGGCTGCAAGAGCTACGGACAAGTCCTTCCCTAGTTATGAGGCGTTCTTGACTGCGTCAGGTGGTGCATTCTCCAACCTCCCAGACGTTGCGCGGACCTATTGCCAGTCCAACAAGCTTGATGATCTTCTACCGCTCATACCGACAGCATCGCCCCGCAATCCCAAAGAGACCGCTAGATCTGTAACTGCAGTCGCCGGCTATGTTTACCTTGTCAAGCACGGTGCGCACTTCAAGATCGGGCGCTCCAATGATGTAACGCGCAGGCGTCGTGAGATTTCTTTACTGCTCCCCGAGGAGCTCAAGCATGTGCATATCATTGAAACCGACGATCCGGAAGGCATTGAAGCGTACTGGCATCGCCGCTTCGCATCCAGACGAGTGCGTGGTGAATGGTTTGCGCTTACCACCGAAGATATCGCCGCATTCAAGCGCAGGAGGTACCAGTAG